The stretch of DNA CTATATATTAGTTCAAAAGCAAGATAATAGACCTACTTGCATTTGAGATTTACTAGCTCTCCTTGAAGGCTAGAACATGCTTTTTCTGGACCTCACCGGCCAGACAGGCAGGCGGTTGGTCTCTCTCAAGTCATTTGACAAATCAGAttgatggggggggggggggggggcgcgggggGTGCGGGCGGGCATCAAATCAGGTGGTGATGCGCCCTTATCATATCTTACCTTTCCTCCCCACTTTTAACCTAATATTAACCATTTATTTGGACAAAAATATCCACTTCGACAAGATTTGGGGATGGCACCTGCgtttttttttttataaaaaagacCCGGTCGTATGGCCTTTTTTCACAATAAGTGGGGCATGCCCAGAGGGCCAGATTCTAAACACTTGCTTCAGGTAGCATCAATATATGTTTAAGGCTTTTGGTGCATGCATTGCCTAAGTGCTCAGCTTGAGGACTGCACATCAGGCCTTTTTGACGTCTGCTAATTTTGAGTGAGAAGAATCACTGTCAATCTTTGATGGTTTTTGCATAAAGTTTCATAGTAAAAAATTAAGAGGAACGTGTGGAACTCGTTGATTGTTCTAATCTCAGCTAGAAACTAACAAGTCACAACTCTTGTAGCATTCAAGTATAGCGCTAGCACTAACAGCAATTCCTAAACTTTCCCCTGTGTTAGTGTAGGTGATGACACAGTAACCAATATCATAGCTTGATCCGAATTTGCCAAACGTGCACGCGCCTTTAAGGAACAGCGGACTCTCTCCATCAATAATGTACTTTTCACTATGGATGGCACACTCTTAAGTCTTAAGAAGGAAACTCGTTTTTGAAGTCCAGATGAAAAATCAAAAAGCAATATAGGAAACAAAAGGGCATGCTTTCTCTAAGAATACTTTTTGTTGCGTTAGCTGACCAGCATGGGTGCAGTGACCCTCAACAACCTTATGCACTGATGTCCATTTGTAAGCTTGTTAGGTCTACTTGACAGGTGAACATGAAGATAAAAAAAAAATGTTAGGCTGCTCAAAGCCGCAGGATCCAAAGGTCATGTTGTATTTGTGACAAACACGTTCACGACAGCATTTACCTACATTCTTTTACAGCTTCCAAAGCCTTATTTCTGGAACACACAGGCCATTGGATATATTACTTGTTAGGATGGTCAAATTGATCCTGCTTGCTAGCTCACTGAAAAGAATGATCGGCCTTACTAAGGTTATTTCAGCTTATTGGAATTCGTTCTATACCTGCTGTCCAGTCTTCTTGCTTCGTACATTTGTTAGGAATTTGCCTTTTGAATTTGTGTCGGTTTTTTCTTCAATGGTGTTAGCTGCACATTTTGTCAACCATCATATATCGATGGTGATGGCTACTATTTAATGTAGTTTTGCAAGTCCTAAGCTGCACTCTCACCTTGTGTTTTCTTCAGAATGAGCAGGTTTGCTCTGGTTcgattaaaaaaaaagaaaaaagagagagaggctATTTCAGCTGCTTGCTGGTTTTTCAACTTGTAGGCTGTATAGTTCATACAAGTGGATAAGGAGAGTTTGGTGCTACTTTTCACTTTCAGAGCTCATTATGCTTCTATTGTTTTCTACGCCAACTTACCTGTTACCCAATAATTTGCATCTTTTAGTGCCTCTTCTTCATATTAGTGATACGGATATCTTACAGTGCCTGATTGGCATGCAGATTGCTGCATTATGCTTCTCTTTGGGGTTCAGGTGTTCTTTTGGGCTTCCTGGTTTTGAGAGATTGACTGCGAGCTGTGGCGCTAACTCAACAAGGAGACAGGCACTAAGCTGTCCAAGGACTCAAAACCAGGTGTGTTGACAGAAGCTCAAGCGAAGGAGATGAGCGCCGTAGCTACTTATTCCTTAGACTCGAGCCTGCCTGGCTATTTCAAATAGAAAACAACAGGTTAGTATGCTGTCACCCTTTTTTTCCTTCTATCGCTACAAGTACAAGGCGCATCCTACCTTTCTCCTCAAGAACTGAACGTTTTCCACTGAAAAAAAAAATTCTGCCATTCACATTTTGACAAGTGCTTGAATAGCCATATCAAGTCATCTTTTTTTCAGTCAGGAATGTCTACTAGATGTCTAGATTCTTCTGATTATTTGATTCTGTGATCATCATGTTGACACCTACCTTGGGAGAACAAAACAACTAAGGTTTGCATGTCCTATAGAATTGTTTCAATCTGCTGATTCCCTGACTTTCAACCAGAATCATTGGTCTGATGGAATCATTGATCCAGTGCTGCATTTGTGATTTGTTCTATTCCCTAATGTAATGCTTCGCTTCTTGCTCTGGTACGATTAGGATGACACCAAGGTCTCCATCGGCCGGCCTTGACTCATTTGATGTACGTCATTGTTGGTAGAGTATTTCATAAGCATGGCAAACATCCAAACCAATACTACGTAGACTATGCGGTCACTTCCTTGTTCGTTTCAAAATAATTTCTATTAAACTCTATATATGATGGCCCCATGAAAGTTTGAGTTGTGGCTATTAGTTTCCTTCATATTTACAGGTCTGCTCACTTGTACCATGGATTTCATCCTGGTTTGCCTCATGGTTGCAATGATCACGGTAGGCTTCTTACCCTCTTCACTCACAAAACGAATTATGAATTCATGTGCGTAGCTTGCAAGCGTTCCAAGCGGCCAAGAATCTTTTGTTGTAAAAGAATAAATACGTCACTTTCCAACTGTGCAAGCTTGTTTTATGATACTTTGATGTCCCCTTTTGTTTTGGTTAATGATGACAAAAATTAATAGTTGCGATAAACAATGCATGGGAGTACTGGCACTGGGCTAATCACAAGATACCCCTTGTTAGCGTGTGGATGGTGACATCTAAGCTTGTCCTCTAATACCATCTAATTTATGTGCCGCTTGGCAAGTGATCAACAAAATTGTCTCCTCTCTTTGTTCCAGTTTACAGTTATTGCTGCTCATAACATTTGTGGTTTTTTACCATCTGAGCTGCTTTATTCAAGATCTTGCTTCGATATACTTCTCACTATCTCAACATTCAATATTATATTGCAGATTTTCAACCCTGTTGTAGCTAACTGTAATTTTAAATTACCAAAGAGAAGAGTCTTAGTACAAGTCGAGATGAAAAACAAGAGGTAGATTGGAACCGAGAATATCTCAGTGGCCCACATTTGTTCTGTGTGAGTCCCCTTTCTGCATCAACTCCACGCCTTCAGACAAGCAGCATTGTTCTCTTCCAGTTACATTCTATTGGCTACCTCTCCTGCATCTCTCTTAAAAATTGATGTGGTGTTAGAATCAATGCTGTACATGCTACATTATGAAACTGCAAAGAGTTTAATATTCATATGCAAACAATAGTACTGTATGGCTGGTAATATACTTGCACATAAAAGAACTAGAGATGGCAGCTGGTCCGTGTCTTAAGCTTATTGGCCAATCTTTATAAGATTGGGCACACAGAGCCGCATGTATTATAAAATTGGGCAGCCACAGATGCATAAGAAAGTAACTGTACTTGGCCCGGTCTTAAGTAAATTTTTCTTAAAGATCTGGTCTTAAGTAAATTTGCTGTCTTTCAACACTAATTCTAGAGCTGACTGAAGAACACAGTATATACTTAGCCACAATAGACCATGAATTACTGTCCTGTGCTCAGAATTATGCCATTGTAAATTAGGAAGTCAAATTAACGCCCCTAAATATCCATTACCCCTCTTTAATTCAACGATAATACTAGTTTTTTTTCAAATGAGTCTGCACCCCTGTACATCTACATGTCATGACACAGGTTCATGGCAAATCTGGGACTAGGAAAATCTGCAACGGCATAGAAGGATTACCTATATCACAATTCTCTCTTATGATTACAACTTGGTTTGCTCTGTGCAATTATCAACATTGCCGCTTGTCATGGATGTTGCAAGATGCATGGAATACATTGTGCCACATGCTGCCATGCTGACACGTAGCTAGAAGCATTCCAGGAATATGCTCTGCCATGCTCTCACTTATTTCTGTCAACTCTGATTGAACAGGAAAATGACACAGTGACACATCATATCCTCTAAAGTTGGTAGAGAACTGTACAAAAATGGTACATCTTCTGCTAGATCAATGCCCAATCGAGGCTCCGAGGTAAGACAATTTAGCTTACATAATCCATGAAGGTCCACATATAAAATTCCATCCTCTTAAGAAATGGTCCTAACCCTCTCGCCTCCTCATTGTGTACATAAGCTGTATGAAACCACAGGTTCCAGCAGGCAGTTCGTTCTCTCTGAGGACATCATCCAGATGGAAACCATGTCATATCCTTGCTCCCCTCTCATCCCCTTCCCCACACAGCATGAAGAGAGCAGCTATCTCCTGTGGTCTCCTCAAGTAGTGATCCCCCTTGAGAATGGCAACATGTGCAACGGCGATGCCGATCCTTCCCCTGATCAGCAGCAGCAAGATCATGAGTTCATGGACATCATGATCCAAGAAGCCAATCGCTTGCTGCTTCAAGATGATCTCTCCAATGGTGATCCATTATTGAGCGGTTTTGATCAGAGGCTGGAAGGGCAAGAAAATGGCAGCCTGTTGGCAGTCCAAGAAGAGTTCATGGAGGAGAGCAGTTTAAGcgacctcctcgtcgccggcgccaGGGCGGTTGAGGCCCAGGACTCGATCAGCGCCTCGGCCATCTTGTCGAGGCTCGACGACCTCATCCCCGGTGTGCCTTGCAGAAGCTGTCACCATGCAGCGGCCAGCTCATCTGACCATCTGGCCTGCTACTTCGCCAGAGGTCTGCGGTCCCGGATCTCCGGCGCGCGCGCCGAATGCCATCTGGCTGCTGCACCAGCACCGGAGAACCGGATGCCGGCGTACAGGATGCTGCAAGAGCTGTCGCCATTCATCAAGTTCGCGCACTTCACCGGCAACCAGGCCATCCTGGAAGCCACCGCGGACGACACGGGCGTCCACGTCGTCGACCTCAACGTCGGCGAGGGCGTCCAATGGGCGTCACTCATGTCAGACCTCGCCCGCCATGGTGGCAAGCCGTTCCACCTCACGGCCGTAGTCACGACCGACGACGACGcggactccgccgccgccggctcgcaCCCCGCGGCCGCACGGTGGCTCTCGGAGTTCGCGGGGTCGCTGAACCTCCCCTTCCGGTACAGCTCCCTCCACCTGCGCAGCGAGGAGGACCTGCGTGGCTTCACCacgagcggcgacggcggcggctcagtGATCGTCTCATGCGACACGACGGATAAATCTTACAGCTCCCTGATCAGGTTGCAGATGCAGCTTCTCGGCAGTGTCAAGATCCTCCGGCCCAAGCTGGTGATCCTAATCGAACAAGAGCCGTTCAGGATCGACCGCAGTCTCGCTCCATTCGCGGAGTTCTTCTGCGAAGTGCTGCGGCACTTCGCCGCCACGCTGGAGTCCTTGGAGAGCTGCTTCCGCGACG from Panicum hallii strain FIL2 chromosome 3, PHallii_v3.1, whole genome shotgun sequence encodes:
- the LOC112887538 gene encoding nodulation-signaling pathway 2 protein-like isoform X2 gives rise to the protein MPNRGSELYETTGSSRQFVLSEDIIQMETMSYPCSPLIPFPTQHEESSYLLWSPQVVIPLENGNMCNGDADPSPDQQQQDHEFMDIMIQEANRLLLQDDLSNGDPLLSGFDQRLEGQENGSLLAVQEEFMEESSLSDLLVAGARAVEAQDSISASAILSRLDDLIPGVPCRSCHHAAASSSDHLACYFARGLRSRISGARAECHLAAAPAPENRMPAYRMLQELSPFIKFAHFTGNQAILEATADDTGVHVVDLNVGEGVQWASLMSDLARHGGKPFHLTAVVTTDDDADSAAAGSHPAAARWLSEFAGSLNLPFRYSSLHLRSEEDLRGFTTSGDGGGSVIVSCDTTDKSYSSLIRLQMQLLGSVKILRPKLVILIEQEPFRIDRSLAPFAEFFCEVLRHFAATLESLESCFRDGGYGACLGPVEKETLGPTIEDAVRQYEPLAGGAGAELEGFRARELSSFNVAQGKMLAGLFSRGFGVVQEEGRLALCWNSRPLTSVSVWSPV
- the LOC112887538 gene encoding nodulation-signaling pathway 2 protein-like isoform X1, with translation MVLTLSPPHCVHKLYETTGSSRQFVLSEDIIQMETMSYPCSPLIPFPTQHEESSYLLWSPQVVIPLENGNMCNGDADPSPDQQQQDHEFMDIMIQEANRLLLQDDLSNGDPLLSGFDQRLEGQENGSLLAVQEEFMEESSLSDLLVAGARAVEAQDSISASAILSRLDDLIPGVPCRSCHHAAASSSDHLACYFARGLRSRISGARAECHLAAAPAPENRMPAYRMLQELSPFIKFAHFTGNQAILEATADDTGVHVVDLNVGEGVQWASLMSDLARHGGKPFHLTAVVTTDDDADSAAAGSHPAAARWLSEFAGSLNLPFRYSSLHLRSEEDLRGFTTSGDGGGSVIVSCDTTDKSYSSLIRLQMQLLGSVKILRPKLVILIEQEPFRIDRSLAPFAEFFCEVLRHFAATLESLESCFRDGGYGACLGPVEKETLGPTIEDAVRQYEPLAGGAGAELEGFRARELSSFNVAQGKMLAGLFSRGFGVVQEEGRLALCWNSRPLTSVSVWSPV